Proteins co-encoded in one Sporosarcina sp. FSL K6-1522 genomic window:
- the folP gene encoding dihydropteroate synthase, whose amino-acid sequence MELTHARDVYRFKGSEMDFKKETVIMGILNVTPDSFSDGGKFGAIDVALKHAEEMLRNGAKIIDVGGESTRPGHVPVSLEQELERTVPVIEALTKELGCVVSIDTYKAGVAEEAIKAGAQIINDIWGAKREPAIADVAAKYDVSIILMHNREQAVYEGPFIDEVIADLEESIGIATAAGVTRENIWLDPGIGFARDTMQNIVTMQGLRRISDMGYPVLLGTSRKSLIGNVLELPVEERLEGTGATVCYGIEHGCHMMRVHDVKEIARMAKMMDVLTGKTVFEQ is encoded by the coding sequence ATGGAACTGACGCATGCGCGTGATGTGTATCGGTTTAAGGGAAGCGAAATGGATTTTAAGAAAGAAACGGTGATCATGGGCATTTTGAATGTCACACCCGATTCATTCTCGGATGGTGGTAAATTTGGTGCGATTGACGTGGCACTAAAGCATGCGGAAGAAATGCTGCGTAATGGAGCGAAGATTATTGACGTGGGCGGAGAATCAACGCGCCCTGGGCATGTACCGGTTTCACTGGAACAAGAGTTGGAGCGGACGGTGCCCGTGATTGAGGCGTTGACGAAAGAGTTGGGCTGTGTGGTGTCGATCGATACATACAAAGCGGGAGTTGCCGAAGAGGCGATTAAAGCGGGCGCGCAGATTATTAATGATATATGGGGAGCAAAGCGTGAACCAGCAATTGCGGACGTGGCGGCGAAATATGATGTGTCGATTATCTTGATGCATAATCGTGAGCAGGCGGTGTATGAAGGTCCGTTCATAGATGAAGTGATTGCGGATTTGGAAGAAAGTATTGGCATTGCGACAGCGGCGGGTGTAACACGCGAAAATATCTGGCTTGATCCGGGGATTGGCTTTGCGCGGGATACGATGCAAAATATTGTGACGATGCAAGGATTGCGACGAATTTCGGATATGGGATACCCAGTGTTGTTGGGAACCTCTCGGAAATCGTTAATTGGCAATGTGTTAGAGTTACCCGTTGAAGAGCGATTGGAAGGGACAGGTGCGACAGTTTGTTATGGCATCGAACACGGCTGTCATATGATGCGTGTTCATGATGTGAAAGAAATCGCACGTATGGCGAAAATGATGGATGTGTTAACGGGTAAAACCGTTTTTGAACAGTAG
- the folB gene encoding dihydroneopterin aldolase produces the protein MDYIHLNEMAFYGYHGALPEETKLGQRFRVSVSLATDLAEAGTTDELDKTVNYAEVYQLCRAIVEGEPVKLIETVSERIAAEVLKAFGAKVSGVRVVLIKPDPPIPGHYTSVAVDITRGRFV, from the coding sequence ATGGATTATATTCATTTGAATGAAATGGCGTTTTACGGTTATCACGGTGCGTTGCCTGAGGAGACGAAATTGGGGCAACGCTTTCGTGTGTCTGTATCACTGGCGACGGACCTCGCAGAAGCTGGCACAACAGATGAGTTGGACAAGACGGTAAATTATGCGGAAGTCTACCAACTATGCCGAGCGATCGTTGAAGGGGAGCCTGTGAAATTAATTGAAACGGTGTCGGAAAGAATCGCGGCTGAAGTGCTAAAGGCGTTTGGGGCTAAAGTGAGTGGTGTTCGCGTTGTGTTGATAAAGCCGGATCCACCAATTCCGGGCCATTATACATCCGTGGCGGTTGATATTACGAGGGGGCGCTTCGTGTGA
- the folK gene encoding 2-amino-4-hydroxy-6-hydroxymethyldihydropteridine diphosphokinase, with product MTVAYLSIGSNIGDRLDHLVEAVRALDVRDDVRVLAVSSVYETAPVGYTDQADFLNIAVGVETTLDAYELLAACQEVEQALGRVRTVRWGPRTVDLDILLYDNDNVVAENLIVPHMRMHERAFVLIPLLEIAPMVVHPKTGKLYAKEIAAQDRGVMLWKKVNGVEQFLQTAE from the coding sequence GTGACTGTTGCGTATTTATCAATCGGCTCGAATATCGGTGATAGACTCGATCATCTTGTGGAAGCGGTGCGTGCGCTCGATGTACGCGATGATGTGAGGGTGTTGGCCGTATCGTCAGTTTATGAAACGGCACCTGTTGGCTATACCGACCAGGCGGACTTTCTTAATATTGCGGTCGGTGTGGAAACGACATTGGATGCATACGAATTACTTGCGGCGTGTCAGGAAGTTGAACAGGCGCTTGGCAGGGTTCGGACGGTAAGATGGGGTCCCCGGACTGTCGACCTTGACATTTTATTGTATGATAACGACAATGTTGTAGCAGAGAACTTGATCGTACCACATATGCGTATGCATGAGCGGGCGTTTGTTCTCATTCCTCTTCTAGAGATTGCTCCGATGGTTGTCCATCCGAAGACAGGAAAATTGTATGCAAAGGAAATTGCTGCTCAAGATCGTGGTGTTATGCTTTGGAAGAAAGTTAACGGAGTCGAGCAATTTTTGCAGACGGCGGAATGA
- the lysS gene encoding lysine--tRNA ligase, which translates to MSHLDELNDQLLVRRQKMEDIRESGLDPFGSRFERTHLSNEILEQYEELSKEELDETPHEVKIAGRIMTKRGKGKAGFAHLQDLGGQIQIYVRQDAIGEEAYKLFTSADLGDIVGVSGVVFKTKVGELSIKATEFTFLTKALRPLPEKFHGLKDIEQRYRQRYLDLIATEGSKETFILRSKIIRSMRRYLDDQGFLEVETPMLHAIAGGASARPFITHHNTLDMELYMRIAIELHLKRLIVGGLEKVYEIGRVFRNEGMSTRHNPEFTMIELYEAYADYKDIMALTENLVAHIAQDVLGTTQVQYGEDIIELAPGWTRLHMVDAIKEYTGVDFWKEMTKEEAHALAKEHGVEVTAMMEVGHVLNEFFEQKVEEQLVQPTFIYGHPVEISPLAKKNPEDERFTDRFELFIVRREHANAFTELNDPIDQRQRFEAQLVEKEQGNDEAHDMDDDFIEALEYGLPPTGGLGIGVDRLVMLLTNAQSIRDILLFPQMRPRD; encoded by the coding sequence ATGTCCCATTTGGACGAATTGAACGATCAGCTACTGGTGAGACGCCAGAAGATGGAGGATATACGAGAAAGTGGACTAGATCCATTCGGCTCGAGGTTTGAACGAACACATTTATCAAATGAAATTTTAGAACAATATGAAGAGCTTTCAAAAGAAGAGCTTGATGAAACACCGCATGAAGTAAAAATTGCGGGACGTATCATGACGAAGCGTGGCAAAGGGAAAGCTGGTTTTGCGCATTTACAAGACCTTGGTGGCCAAATTCAAATTTACGTAAGACAAGATGCAATTGGTGAAGAAGCGTATAAGCTTTTTACAAGTGCAGATCTTGGTGATATTGTTGGGGTTTCTGGCGTTGTCTTTAAAACAAAAGTAGGAGAACTTTCTATTAAAGCAACGGAGTTTACTTTCCTGACAAAAGCACTCCGCCCACTACCTGAGAAATTCCACGGGTTGAAGGATATTGAACAGCGCTATCGTCAGCGTTATTTGGATTTGATTGCAACAGAGGGAAGTAAAGAGACATTTATTCTTAGAAGTAAAATTATCCGTTCAATGCGCCGTTATTTAGATGATCAAGGATTCCTAGAAGTGGAAACGCCGATGCTACATGCAATTGCGGGCGGGGCCTCTGCGCGTCCATTCATCACGCATCATAATACACTCGACATGGAACTTTACATGCGTATCGCAATCGAACTTCACTTGAAGCGCCTTATTGTAGGTGGACTTGAGAAGGTTTATGAAATTGGCCGCGTCTTCCGTAATGAGGGAATGTCAACACGTCATAATCCGGAGTTTACGATGATTGAACTATATGAAGCGTACGCTGATTATAAAGATATCATGGCATTAACAGAAAACTTGGTTGCGCATATTGCCCAAGATGTACTAGGCACAACACAAGTACAGTACGGAGAAGACATCATTGAACTAGCACCAGGTTGGACACGTCTTCATATGGTCGATGCAATAAAAGAATATACAGGCGTTGATTTCTGGAAAGAGATGACGAAGGAAGAAGCGCATGCACTTGCTAAAGAGCATGGCGTGGAAGTAACAGCTATGATGGAAGTTGGGCATGTATTGAATGAGTTCTTTGAGCAGAAGGTTGAAGAGCAACTTGTGCAGCCGACATTCATTTACGGGCACCCAGTGGAAATCTCACCTCTTGCGAAGAAGAATCCGGAAGACGAGCGTTTCACAGATCGCTTTGAATTGTTCATTGTACGTCGCGAGCATGCAAATGCATTCACGGAGTTGAATGATCCAATCGATCAACGTCAACGTTTTGAAGCGCAACTTGTTGAGAAAGAACAAGGGAATGATGAAGCGCATGATATGGATGACGATTTCATAGAAGCACTTGAGTATGGACTGCCGCCTACTGGTGGACTCGGAATCGGTGTGGACCGTCTTGTTATGTTGTTAACAAACGCTCAATCGATTCGTGACATCTTGCTATTCCCACAGATGCGTCCGAGAGACTAA